One Ovis aries strain OAR_USU_Benz2616 breed Rambouillet chromosome 4, ARS-UI_Ramb_v3.0, whole genome shotgun sequence DNA window includes the following coding sequences:
- the THAP5 gene encoding THAP domain-containing protein 5 isoform X1, with protein sequence MPRYCAAICCKNRRGRNNKERKLSFYPFPLHDKERLEKWLKNMKRDSWVPSKYQFLCSDHFTPDSLDIRWGIRYLKQTAIPTIFSLPEDNQEKDPSKKKSQKKKLKSEKEVCLKAKSEESFASNEPKKHPVNTDLLPEHAELLESSALVKPPDPKAESVQSNILTLSLVKQDTRKPESTLETSVNQDMGIGGFHTSFENLSSTTITLTTSNLEGIQQPLETQEVIEITTNHLANPHFTNNSVEIKSAQENPFIFSTVTQTVEELNTDKESIIAIFVPTENSKPAISSFIPAPKETVEMEEDIDIEDSYKDVDYETEVLQIEHSYCRQDVNKEHLWQKVSKLHSKITLLELQEQQTLGRLKSLEALIRQLKQENWLSEENVKIIENHFTTYEVTMM encoded by the exons ATGCCCCGCTATTGCGCAGCGATTTGCTGTAAGAACCGCCGGGGACGAAATAATAAAGAGCGGAAGCTTAGTTTTTACCC gtttcctctccatgACAAAgaaagacttgaaaaatggtTAAAGAATATGAAACGAGATTCATGGGTTCCAAGTAAATACCAGTTCCTGTGTAGTGACCATTTTACTCCTGACTCTCTTGACATCAGATGGGGTATTCGCTATTTGAAACAAACTGCAATTCCAACAATATTTTCTTTGCCTGAAGACAATCAG gAGAAAgatccttccaaaaaaaaatctcagaagaaaaaattgaaaagtgaGAAAGAAGTATGCCTAAAAGCCAAGTCAGAAGAATCTTTTGCATCAAATGAGCCAAAGAAGCATCCAGTTAATACAGATCTCCTCCCTGAACATGCAGAATTACTTGAATCATCTGCCTTGGTAAAGCCACCAGATCCAAAAGCAGAAAGTGTGCAAAGTAACATATTAACTCTTAGTCTAGTTAAACAAGATACCAGAAAACCAGAATCTACCTTGGAAACATCAGTTAACCAAGACATGGGTATAGGTGGTTTTCACACATCATTTGAGAATCTAAGTTCTACAACTATTACTTTGACAACTTCAAATTTAGAGGGCATTCAGCAGCCTTTAGAAACCCAAGAAGTGATTGAAATAACTACTAATCATCTTGCTAACCCACACTTTACAAATAATTCTGTGGAAATTAAGTCAGCACAGGAAAATCCATTCATATTCAGCACAGTTACTCAAACAGTTGAAGAATTAAACACAGATAAAGAATCCATTATTGCCATTTTTGTACCTACAGAAAATTCCAAACCTGCAATTAGCTCTTTTATACCTGCCCccaaagaaacagtggaaatggaagAAGATATAGACATTGAAGACTCATATAAGGATGTAGACTATGAGACAGAAGTTTTACAGATTGAGCATTCTTACTGCAGACAAGATGTAAATAAGGAACATCTTTGGCAGAAAGTGTCTAAACTACATTCAAAGATAACTCTTCTTGAGTTACAGGAACAACAAACTCTAGGGAGATTGAAGTCTTTGGAAGCTCTTATAAGGCAGCTAAAACAGGAAAACTGGCTATCTGAAGAAAATGTCAAGATTATAGAAAACCATTTCACAACGTATGAAGTTACTATGATGTAG
- the THAP5 gene encoding THAP domain-containing protein 5 isoform X2, translating to MKRDSWVPSKYQFLCSDHFTPDSLDIRWGIRYLKQTAIPTIFSLPEDNQEKDPSKKKSQKKKLKSEKEVCLKAKSEESFASNEPKKHPVNTDLLPEHAELLESSALVKPPDPKAESVQSNILTLSLVKQDTRKPESTLETSVNQDMGIGGFHTSFENLSSTTITLTTSNLEGIQQPLETQEVIEITTNHLANPHFTNNSVEIKSAQENPFIFSTVTQTVEELNTDKESIIAIFVPTENSKPAISSFIPAPKETVEMEEDIDIEDSYKDVDYETEVLQIEHSYCRQDVNKEHLWQKVSKLHSKITLLELQEQQTLGRLKSLEALIRQLKQENWLSEENVKIIENHFTTYEVTMM from the exons ATGAAACGAGATTCATGGGTTCCAAGTAAATACCAGTTCCTGTGTAGTGACCATTTTACTCCTGACTCTCTTGACATCAGATGGGGTATTCGCTATTTGAAACAAACTGCAATTCCAACAATATTTTCTTTGCCTGAAGACAATCAG gAGAAAgatccttccaaaaaaaaatctcagaagaaaaaattgaaaagtgaGAAAGAAGTATGCCTAAAAGCCAAGTCAGAAGAATCTTTTGCATCAAATGAGCCAAAGAAGCATCCAGTTAATACAGATCTCCTCCCTGAACATGCAGAATTACTTGAATCATCTGCCTTGGTAAAGCCACCAGATCCAAAAGCAGAAAGTGTGCAAAGTAACATATTAACTCTTAGTCTAGTTAAACAAGATACCAGAAAACCAGAATCTACCTTGGAAACATCAGTTAACCAAGACATGGGTATAGGTGGTTTTCACACATCATTTGAGAATCTAAGTTCTACAACTATTACTTTGACAACTTCAAATTTAGAGGGCATTCAGCAGCCTTTAGAAACCCAAGAAGTGATTGAAATAACTACTAATCATCTTGCTAACCCACACTTTACAAATAATTCTGTGGAAATTAAGTCAGCACAGGAAAATCCATTCATATTCAGCACAGTTACTCAAACAGTTGAAGAATTAAACACAGATAAAGAATCCATTATTGCCATTTTTGTACCTACAGAAAATTCCAAACCTGCAATTAGCTCTTTTATACCTGCCCccaaagaaacagtggaaatggaagAAGATATAGACATTGAAGACTCATATAAGGATGTAGACTATGAGACAGAAGTTTTACAGATTGAGCATTCTTACTGCAGACAAGATGTAAATAAGGAACATCTTTGGCAGAAAGTGTCTAAACTACATTCAAAGATAACTCTTCTTGAGTTACAGGAACAACAAACTCTAGGGAGATTGAAGTCTTTGGAAGCTCTTATAAGGCAGCTAAAACAGGAAAACTGGCTATCTGAAGAAAATGTCAAGATTATAGAAAACCATTTCACAACGTATGAAGTTACTATGATGTAG